From Streptomyces sp. GSL17-111, one genomic window encodes:
- a CDS encoding DEAD/DEAH box helicase, which yields MGFAASVARTRATSLSGCAVSFLPADPPLTSTVAFWHPDGSVPGGSEPKDLAELTVALPEADGTLALRSVPALRLTAAEALPVLTRARAAAAAPREAEDPARSSAAFWGAAALLALQLAARGRLLSGVDAQPHDTGPAGPLHDADAHRLRELADTMPSSARAAPRSPTGHPPLLPEPLPLLRAFLGAVAEGLGAPPAAAPSARGPSVSARASQRARERRARATDVAAEHEPGVRLSLRVEVPTADDGEGGARCRAVLQVHSHDGPTVVADAADVWAGTRAVHGFGPRARTDIRPALRRAVAAWEPLAPLLHSAVPGAVELTDGDVTGLLSPAVGRSLAAAGVDVHWPRDLVRPVTARGVIEPRAASAAAGTGGPLLSSGSWYAFRWRVAVGDQELTRAELDALAESRRPLVRLRDRWVLLDLDEIRRRAGHQGRAMGAVEALGHVLAGSVEERGERVEVRADGALEDLRACLAAPESMPSTTAEPSRPPGLAATLRDYQLHGFRWLHRMTALGLGVCLADDMGLGKTVTLIALHLHRHTLPGTAGATLVVCPASVLGTWRREIERFAPQTPVRRYHGRDRRLDGVRDGEFVLTTYGTMRRDAERLTAAGPWSLIVADEAQHVKNPFSVTARALRTVPSAARVALTGTPVENNLSELWAILDWTTPGLLGPLPAFRQRYADAVEGRRDPATTAALARTVRPFLLRRRKSDPGIAPELPRRTETDHAVPLTTEQAGLYEAAVREGLASVSGTGGMARRGLVVKLLTSLKQICNHPAQYLKEEPGPTVGERGRLSGRSGKLEFFDELLDTVLAEGAATLVFTQYVRMARLLRAHLAARGVPVLLLHGGTPVARREEMVRRFQDGEVPVFLLSLKAAGTGLNLTRAEHVVHFDRWWNPAVEAQATDRAYRIGQTRPVQVHRLVAEGTVEDRVAELLARKRGLADAVLGGGEGALTELTDAELAGLVELRERGA from the coding sequence ATGGGTTTCGCCGCCTCCGTCGCCCGCACCCGGGCCACCTCCCTGAGCGGCTGCGCGGTCTCCTTCCTCCCCGCCGATCCCCCGCTGACGTCGACCGTCGCCTTCTGGCACCCGGACGGCTCCGTCCCGGGCGGGTCGGAGCCGAAGGATCTGGCTGAGCTGACGGTCGCCCTCCCCGAGGCGGACGGCACCCTCGCCCTCCGATCCGTACCCGCCCTCCGGCTCACCGCTGCCGAGGCCCTGCCCGTCCTCACCCGCGCGCGTGCGGCGGCTGCGGCTCCCCGGGAGGCGGAGGACCCGGCCCGGTCCTCGGCCGCCTTCTGGGGAGCCGCGGCGCTGCTGGCGCTTCAGCTCGCCGCCCGGGGGCGGCTGCTGTCCGGCGTCGACGCGCAGCCGCACGACACCGGGCCGGCCGGGCCGCTCCATGACGCCGACGCCCACAGGCTGCGGGAACTGGCCGACACGATGCCGTCATCCGCCCGTGCCGCCCCACGCTCGCCCACCGGACACCCACCGCTCCTTCCCGAGCCGCTGCCCTTGCTGCGGGCGTTCCTGGGCGCCGTCGCCGAGGGCCTGGGAGCTCCACCCGCCGCGGCGCCGTCCGCGCGTGGCCCGTCCGTTTCCGCGCGCGCTTCACAGCGGGCCCGCGAACGTCGGGCGCGGGCCACCGACGTGGCCGCCGAGCACGAGCCCGGGGTGCGGCTGTCCCTTCGCGTCGAGGTGCCCACGGCGGACGACGGAGAGGGCGGCGCCCGCTGCCGCGCGGTACTCCAGGTGCACAGCCATGACGGGCCCACGGTCGTCGCCGACGCCGCAGACGTGTGGGCAGGCACGCGGGCCGTGCACGGCTTCGGCCCACGTGCCCGTACGGACATCCGGCCGGCCCTGCGCCGGGCGGTCGCCGCCTGGGAGCCGCTGGCGCCCCTGCTCCACAGCGCGGTCCCAGGCGCCGTCGAACTGACCGATGGGGACGTCACCGGACTGCTCTCCCCCGCCGTCGGGCGGTCTCTCGCAGCCGCCGGGGTCGACGTGCACTGGCCGCGTGACCTGGTCCGTCCGGTCACGGCCCGGGGCGTCATCGAGCCCCGGGCGGCGTCGGCGGCCGCCGGGACCGGCGGTCCCCTCCTCTCCTCCGGCTCGTGGTACGCGTTCCGCTGGCGTGTCGCCGTCGGTGACCAGGAGCTGACCCGGGCGGAGCTGGACGCGCTGGCGGAGTCCCGCCGACCACTGGTGCGGCTGCGCGACCGGTGGGTGCTGTTGGACCTCGACGAGATCCGGCGCCGCGCCGGTCACCAGGGCCGTGCCATGGGGGCCGTCGAAGCACTCGGACATGTGCTGGCGGGTTCCGTGGAGGAGCGCGGCGAGCGGGTGGAGGTCCGGGCCGACGGGGCTCTGGAGGACCTGCGGGCATGCCTCGCCGCCCCGGAGAGCATGCCGTCCACAACCGCAGAACCGTCCCGGCCTCCGGGCCTGGCCGCTACGCTGCGCGACTACCAGCTGCACGGGTTCCGCTGGCTGCACCGCATGACGGCGCTCGGTCTCGGGGTGTGCCTCGCCGACGACATGGGCCTCGGCAAGACCGTGACGCTGATCGCCCTCCATCTCCACCGGCACACGCTGCCGGGCACGGCCGGGGCGACGCTCGTGGTGTGCCCGGCCTCCGTGCTCGGCACCTGGCGGCGAGAGATCGAGAGGTTCGCGCCGCAGACCCCGGTCCGCCGCTACCACGGGCGTGACCGGCGTCTGGACGGAGTGCGCGACGGCGAGTTCGTCCTGACGACATACGGCACGATGCGGCGGGACGCGGAGCGGCTGACGGCCGCCGGCCCCTGGTCACTCATCGTCGCCGACGAGGCCCAGCACGTGAAGAACCCCTTCTCCGTCACGGCCCGGGCGCTGCGAACGGTGCCGTCGGCCGCCCGCGTCGCGCTGACCGGTACCCCGGTGGAGAACAACCTCTCGGAGCTGTGGGCCATCCTCGACTGGACGACCCCGGGCCTGCTCGGTCCGCTGCCCGCCTTCCGGCAGCGCTACGCGGACGCCGTGGAGGGGCGTCGCGACCCCGCGACGACCGCCGCGCTGGCGCGGACGGTGCGGCCGTTCCTGCTGCGTCGCCGAAAATCTGACCCGGGCATCGCCCCGGAACTGCCGCGCAGGACGGAGACGGATCACGCGGTGCCTCTGACGACCGAGCAGGCGGGCTTGTACGAGGCCGCCGTGCGGGAGGGGTTGGCGTCCGTCTCCGGCACAGGTGGGATGGCGCGGCGCGGGCTCGTGGTGAAGCTGTTGACATCCCTCAAGCAGATCTGCAACCACCCCGCGCAGTACCTCAAGGAGGAGCCCGGCCCCACGGTCGGCGAACGGGGGCGGCTCTCCGGCCGGTCGGGGAAGCTGGAGTTCTTCGACGAACTCCTCGACACGGTCCTCGCCGAAGGGGCTGCGACCCTGGTCTTCACCCAGTACGTGCGGATGGCCCGGCTGCTCCGGGCCCACCTGGCGGCCCGGGGCGTGCCCGTACTGCTCCTGCACGGCGGCACCCCGGTGGCCCGGCGGGAGGAGATGGTCCGTCGCTTCCAGGACGGTGAGGTGCCCGTCTTCCTGCTCTCGCTCAAGGCCGCGGGTACCGGACTGAACCTCACGCGCGCCGAGCACGTGGTGCACTTCGACCGCTGGTGGAACCCGGCGGTCGAGGCCCAGGCCACCGATCGGGCGTACCGGATCGGTCAGACGCGGCCCGTCCAGGTGCACCGGCTGGTCGCCGAGGGCACCGTCGAGGACCGTGTCGCGGAGCTGCTCGCGCGCAAGCGGGGCCTTGCCGACGCCGTGCTCGGGGGAGGTGAGGGGGCGCTGACCGAACTCACCGACGCCGAACTGGCGGGCCTCGTCGAGCTGCGTGAGCGCGGTGCGTGA
- a CDS encoding SGNH/GDSL hydrolase family protein produces MSPTTGGFVRLSRFASVSATVAALLALTGLSGATATAQEASVNYVALGDSYSSGVGAGSYEAGDCKRSTRAYPHLWRNANAPTSFSFTACSGARTPDVINNQLGPLNSSTTLVSISIGGNDAGFADAMTTCVLESESACVARVEQARAYINNTLPSRLDAAYDAIRAKAPNAHVVVLGYPRMYQLNGSCWFGISERSRAAINAASDDLSEVTGKRAADHGFTYGDVRGAFTGHEICSSAPWLHSVTWPVGDSYHPTAAGQSGGYYPVMESLA; encoded by the coding sequence ATGTCCCCCACCACGGGAGGTTTTGTGAGACTGTCCAGATTCGCGTCCGTTTCGGCCACCGTGGCAGCGCTCCTCGCTCTCACCGGCTTGAGCGGAGCCACCGCCACCGCCCAGGAAGCATCCGTCAACTACGTCGCCCTCGGCGATTCCTACTCCTCCGGCGTCGGTGCCGGCAGCTACGAGGCGGGCGACTGCAAGCGCAGCACCCGCGCCTATCCGCACCTGTGGCGCAACGCCAACGCCCCGACGTCCTTCTCCTTCACCGCCTGTTCGGGTGCGCGCACCCCGGACGTGATCAACAACCAGCTCGGTCCCCTCAACTCCTCGACGACCCTCGTCAGCATCTCGATCGGCGGCAACGACGCGGGTTTCGCCGACGCCATGACCACCTGCGTACTGGAAAGTGAGAGCGCCTGCGTCGCACGCGTCGAGCAGGCCCGCGCCTACATCAACAACACCCTCCCGTCCCGCCTCGACGCGGCGTACGACGCCATCCGGGCCAAGGCCCCCAACGCGCACGTCGTCGTGCTCGGTTACCCGCGCATGTACCAGCTCAACGGAAGTTGCTGGTTCGGCATCAGCGAGCGGTCGCGCGCGGCCATCAACGCCGCCTCCGACGACCTGAGCGAGGTCACCGGCAAGCGCGCCGCCGACCACGGCTTCACGTACGGCGACGTCCGTGGCGCCTTCACCGGCCACGAGATCTGCTCCTCCGCGCCCTGGCTGCACAGCGTGACCTGGCCGGTCGGCGACTCCTACCACCCGACCGCGGCCGGCCAGTCCGGCGGCTACTACCCGGTGATGGAAAGCCTGGCCTGA
- a CDS encoding SGM_3592 family protein, with amino-acid sequence MEPEPQDRDESRGDEWDDLELDERFIRDAQVREPAARTRMLRERWKNSPPEPQPWRADDPPAGWLFSRGRRQQRKRRKRGEE; translated from the coding sequence GTGGAGCCCGAGCCGCAGGACAGAGACGAGAGCCGCGGGGACGAGTGGGACGATCTGGAGCTCGATGAGCGCTTCATCCGTGACGCTCAGGTGCGCGAGCCCGCCGCCCGCACGCGGATGCTGAGGGAGCGGTGGAAGAACAGCCCTCCCGAGCCACAGCCCTGGCGAGCGGACGACCCGCCGGCGGGATGGCTCTTCAGCCGTGGGCGGCGGCAGCAGCGCAAGCGGCGTAAGCGCGGGGAGGAGTAG